A single region of the Salvia miltiorrhiza cultivar Shanhuang (shh) chromosome 8, IMPLAD_Smil_shh, whole genome shotgun sequence genome encodes:
- the LOC131001204 gene encoding probable methyltransferase PMT3 yields the protein MSRGRPDGAQKKRWLTTVCVVALFLVFLYVYYGSKNTGESALEYGSRSLRKLGSSYLGGDEDSDLGGKQDEAKFGLDDSEDGMTPKSFPVCDDRHSELIPCLDRNLIYQMRLKLDLSLMEHYERHCPLPERRFNCLIPPPPGYKIPIKWPSSRDEVWKANIPHTHLAHEKSDQNWMVVKGDKIHFPGGGTHFHYGADKYIAHLANMLNFSNNVLNNEGRLRTVFDVGCGVASFGGYLLSSDIITMSLAPNDVHQNQIQFALERGIPAYLGVLGTKRLPYPSRSFELAHCSRCRIDWLQRDGILLLELDRVLRPGGYFAYSSPEAYAQDEEDLRIWKEMSALVERMCWRIAVKKNQTVIWQKPLSNDCYLEREPGTQPPLCRSDDDPDAVGSVPMEACITPYSDHDHKTKGSGLAPWPARLTTPPPRLADFGYSSDMFEKDMELWRRRVDNYWSLLSPKISSDTIRNVMDMKANLGSFAAALKDKDVWVMNVVADDGPKTLKIVYDRGLIGSVHNWCEAFSTYPRTYDLLHAWNILSDIEKKGCSGEDLLLEMDRILRPTGFAIFRDRQPVIDFVKKYLAALHWEAVATGEPNQDDGDEVVFIIQKKLWLTSESFRDAE from the exons ATGTCGAGGGGACGGCCAGATGGAGCACAAAAGAAGCGGTGGTTGACTACTGTATGTGTTGTAGCTCTATTTCTTGTTTTTCTATATGTCTACTATGGCTCTAAGAATACCGGGGAGTCTGCTTTAGAGTATGGCAGCCGGTCTTTGAGAAAGCTGGGGTCTTCTTACTTGGGCGGAGATGAAGATTCTGATCTTGGTGGTAAGCAAGATGAAGCCAAGTTCGGGCTAGATGACAGTGAGGATGGCATGACTCCCAAGAGCTTCCCT GTCTGTGATGATCGCCATTCGGAACTGATTCCCTGTCTGGACAGAAATCTTATTTATCAAATGAGACTGAAGCTGGACCTATCATTGATGGAGCACTACGAGAGGCACTGCCCGTTACCTGAAAGGCGGTTCAATTGTTTGATTCCTCCTCCTCCTGGGTACAAG ATCCCGATTAAGTGGCCAAGTAGCAGAGATGAGGTTTGGAAAGCTAATATACCTCACACTCACCTTGCACACGAGAAGTCGGACCAGAACTGGATGGTTGTTAAAGGCGATAAGATTCATTTCCCCGGAGGAGGCACCCACTTTCATTATGGAGCAGATAAATATATCGCACACTTGGCAAAT ATGCTCAACTTTTCAAACAATGTGTTGAACAATGAAGGAAGATTGCGCACGGTTTTTGACGTCGGCTGTGGTGTGGCAAGTTTTGGCGGTTACCTACTTTCATCCGATATCATTACCATGTCGCTTGCTCCTAACGACGTGCACCAAAATCAAATCCAATTTGCTCTGGAGAGAGGGATACCTGCATATTTAGGTGTTCTTGGGACGAAGAGACTTCCTTATCCGAGCAGGTCTTTCGAACTTGCTCACTGTTCTCGTTGTAGAATCGATTGGTTGCAGAGGGACGGAATCCTTCTCCTTGAATTAGATCGGGTGCTTAGACCTGGAGGCTATTTCGCCTACTCGTCTCCCGAAGCTTATGCTCAGGACGAAGAGGATCTGAGAATATGGAAGGAGATGAGTGCGCTCGTGGAGCGCATGTGTTGGAGAATCGCGGTGAAGAAAAACCAAACCGTCATTTGGCAGAAGCCGTTGAGTAATGATTGCTATTTGGAGAGAGAACCCGGTACTCAGCCACCTCTCTGCCGATCTGATGACGACCCTGATGCTGTCGGGAGCGTGCCGATGGAGGCGTGCATTACGCCTTATTCTGATC ATGATCACAAAACAAAAGGTAGTGGACTGGCGCCATGGCCTGCTCGATTAACTACTCCTCCTCCACGCCTTGCTGATTTTGGCTATTCGAGTGATATGTTCGAGAAGGACATG GAACTATGGAGGCGGAGGGTTGACAACTACTGGAGTCTCTTGAGCCCGAAGATCTCATCCGATACTATCAGGAACGTGATGGACATGAAAGCGAACTTGGGGTCGTTTGCTGCTGCCTTGAAAGACAAGGATGTGTGGGTGATGAACGTTGTAGCTGACGATGGACCCAAAACGCTTAAGATTGTCTATGACAGAGGCTTGATTGGCTCAGTTCATAACTG GTGTGAAGCCTTCTCTACGTACCCGAGAACCTATGATTTGCTCCACGCCTGGAACATCCTTTCAGACATCGAGAAGAAGGGTTGCAGTGGCGAGGATCTACTGCTTGAGATGGACCGCATTCTCAGGCCTACCGGATTTGCCATTTTCCGGGACAGGCAGCCAGTTATCGACTTTGTGAAGAAGTATCTGGCTGCGTTGCACTGGGAAGCAGTGGCGACCGGAGAGCCCAATCAGGACGATGGAGACGAGGTTGTTTTTATCATCCAGAAGAAGCTGTGGCTGACAAGTGAGAGCTTCAGAGATGCAGAGTAG